The nucleotide window CTTTGCGAAGAAGGGGGGTCTGTGAACACGAAGGGCCAGCCTCTATATAAGACTTGACCTGGAGATCAGAAGTCAGCGGGACGGCCAGATATCCACCAGCAAAGCAGCTCTCCCGAGGTACTAGGACACGCATCCTACGTACGACCGTACGATTATCAGCTATTCTCCCCAGTTCTCTCTTCCATTCCGCCGTTGTGCTTACCTTTGACGCGCACCGTCAAGAGCATCATCACATGGGTGCTGCCGCAAGACAACGATCTTACCCACTATCGTGCGTTCGACCCCTTGCGAGATACTCCTTGGAGAAGTCATGGAACCCAGCGCGACGAAGACCAGCATCATGATCAAGGAAGCGAGTTCCGGTGCTGACGAGGTGAGAAATATTCGTGGTTTATTGTGGCGGTCGTGGTGTTACCAGACAAGTCCCGGCGTCACGCCACTTTTGCATTCACCACTTTCTGGATTCAGCTAACCAAGGCACGTTGGAATCTAGACCTCGGTGTTGGCAGTACCCACCCCAGGCTATGGCTATATGGGTCAAGCCAGCTACGGGGCTAACGTCGTCCCATGGAGCTTGCCCGACGCACCGTACACAGCTTCTTCGTTCTTTGAGGAACCATCCTGcgactttttttccttgtcgAGGACTCCATTTACTCCATTTGTGGGTGGAAATTGGCACTTGTCTAACAATCTCAGCCCCGAAGTCTCTCTACCAACACCACTCAGCTCAGTAGGTTCCAGAGCGGGCGTATGGAGGGGCGAACCCGGGGGCGAGTATTGCGAGCATGAGCTCTTCTCCCCAGTGAGCGAACTAGCCACCATCGATATGGCAGATTCTGTGACACACACCAAGAGGTTTGGGTCTGAGGAGTCGTCCATGTCGGCCAAGCATCagcccaacaacaagatcaaggccacCAGTAGATCAAAGGGTCGTGGCAAGCACAATATTCAGCTGCGTACCGCCTCCCGCAAGGCTCGAAAAGGAAGTTTGGCGCCAGCAACACCTCTATCTCCAGCTGAAAGCGTTCACAATCCCGGTTCAgccagtgatgatgatgacctcaCCCTTGAAGAACGCCGTGCCAGACGCAACCATAACCTTGTCGAGAAACAGTACCGCAACAGGCTGAACGCCCAGTTCGAACGCCTCTTGGCCGTCCTTCCTCTCGAGCAATACAAGGGGGGTCACCTGGGTCAGGGAGAAGGCTGTGATGGATTCGCAACCGATGAGAAGAGAATGAGCAAGGCCGAGGTGTTGGATTTGGCAACCAGACGTATCAAGGCACttgagatggagaaggagcgcttgaacagagaaagaaaagagctGCTAAGGAACATGGACATCATGGCTGGAGCCGTTGCTcgggcagccaatcaaggaCTTTGATTGCATTTTATTGGATTGGATTTGGTCAAAGGTATCGGGTTTCGGTCTCCACATTGGCGCGATGGGGAAAAGGGTCACGGTACAAGTTCAAATATGGCATGTTGTTACAAGACAGATGGTGGGGATCAAGGATGGAAACTTGTTTGAAAAGCATGGCGAGAATTGTGGTTGATAGCATCGGCgtttctcttttccaaccAAATTTACTGTATTTGCACTTGTACTTCATTCATCTACGAGTTTGCTCCAACACAATCAGGTTTTCATGGTCCGGTATCTGGCAGATGTGTTTCGGGTGGCTGCTTCTGACAGCAGCTTTGTTGCTTTGTTGTATCTTGCTGATTGGAAAGAGATGCTTCTCCTGCATATCCATTGTCTGTAGAATGCATATGCATGATTTACAAGTTTCGACCATCAAAATGTGTGGGAAGACGCTATCTTGACCAAGAGTGTTGGACAGCTGGCGCTCCAAAGCCACCGGGACTTTCAGGGAAGGAGGCATTCTTTTTCAGGCAGGCACTGCTTGTCCAGTTGTCGGCAAGAATCCAGCAACCCTTACCCACAAACAACTTCCAACAAGCACCCCAGAATTAATTACGATTACGACTCCTCCATGTTCTCGATCGAATCAGACATCGACCCGATGGGTGACGGAACGCCCAGTCTGTTGTCTGCATGCAGGGCAGCCGCTCTGTTGGATCCCCTCACTCGCTCACAGAAGCACGTTCACCGGTTCTGCCAAGAGCTTTTTCTCTGGTGGTATGATGCCTACGGTATCCGTACACCACGTTGCAAGCTCGAGATGTTGTTGATTCTGACTCCCGAGGTCCCTTAGCTAACAAACCTTCGAATCACTTTACGGAGATGCCCGTTCCTCTACCATATCAAGCCACCCCCATGAACTTGGATCAACCCCGCGCACCTCGGAAAAACGAGGGATACAATACCCGAAAAACCGTTCAACCGGAACTTTGGGACCGCCTCTCTCAACCCACGAGGAGGGTTGTCGAGGATGTTGTGCGACACAAGTTGCCATGTCTCGAACTGGCAAAGAAGCAGGGACTCACGTCATCCCGGATTTTGTCTGCTCTGCGAACATGGCATGCGTGGCTTTCTCCCTCGTGGAAACGAGACCATGTTTGTCTGGATGCGCCGTGTCTCAGCCCCTACCCCTAGCCAAGTGCCGAgcgtggaagaagagagcgCGAGACGAGGTCGAGGAATCAAGGCGAGTGCTTTATCCGACTCCAGCTCTTTAGTGCCCAAGATTATGGCGACTTGGACATAATTGCTGAGCGGACGATCAGTACCCAAATCTGCATTTTGTTCCAGAAAAGCACTGGACTTGTTGGGCTCGCCGCCAGGGGTCAACCAGATCGAGTGTTCGAAAGAACTCGACGCCACGATTCTAGGGCTGAGTCGGTAGTTACCGCAATGGCATGATCGGCGAGCCAAATCGAACCACAGCTTATTTTTCTCACAGAATACTGGCTCCAATCTCCGCCGCGGCAGCCTTTGAATATGTACATGTACAGCAGCCCTTGACAACCATGTCGATCTCCCGCTCTGCCGAGTCTCGTTTGGGGAACGGCACGAACCACATGCTCGGGGCTGGACCTGGAAAGGGGAGTGACGGGGATTTCAAATCGATTGATTCAGAGACACTGACCTGACTATTTTCTTGGATAGATCTTGGTTGTAGTAGCTTGCATCGTGCCCCGAACTGGCTCGGGCCGCTGCCAACTTATGGTCAGATATGCGCGTTGCCCTTGCTTCCAGACAGGAGCATTATCGGCCGCTACCCGTGTGTCGAGTGCCGCCTTTGGCGGCATTGGTCAAGCCTCTGGCACAATGTCCGTTTTCGATTCAAACACTGTACCTGGCTCGCAAATGAAGCCGACGCCTCCTCAGAGTTGACATTGTTGgtccagaagaagaaatgtCTGCCATGGTCTGGCTGGGTTCCTCACCCTCTACGACATCACAGGGCAGTCGCCATGTCGCTTGGTCACACGAAGGGGGGACTGCTCGTGGTATAAGTTTGTCGTGATCCGGACCTCCTTCCGGTATCGTGACCTCCCATCAGTATCATGAACATGCTCTGCATCATACGGTCATTTCAACAAGCTTGCTCTTTCAGTTTCAGACATGGACAACACTTACTACGGTGGTCACTACGATGACGAAACCCAACAGGTACGGCTCAGTCCTTGGCATGACCCTGTTTTCACCTATATTTCGTTAGCTCCCTTTGGGCCATCTCATGTCCCTACATGATGCACGGTGACGTTTGTCATGACCATATGGATCGGTTCGGGACCTCGGTTCCTTACCGCAACCGTTGATATGGCATGACTGGTAGCCTCAATGCTGCCGTGTTGTATTTATAGCATGTGTTCCGTCTTTGACAACGACTCGGCTATTCGGGAGGGGGTGACCTGTTGTTGCAGTGTAGGGACCTCAGCTGACAACCGCCAACCAGAACATTCCATCATACCCCTTAGCTTTCGACATTCAGGAGCAGGACCATGCCAGCGCATCCGTCTTGTGTCCcagctcaacctcccctttgGGGGGTTCGATCTCGATCTCGCCGACTGATCGCTTCAGCAACACCGGAGCATACGGAGACTATGACTCCCGCGGTATCGCTTCCCTCATGCCAGAAAGCTCCTACTATGCCCCAACCGAGCCGGTGTCTGCCTATAACAACGCTTCACTGAGCATGTCCTCCGGTCCGCACAGCTTTCCCAACGGGCAGATACACGACGAGCTTGACGGAGGGGTGATGAATCAgggtcctcctccaccgacTGGCTGGGGCCCCCAATTTCAATCCTTCACGCCATTTGCAGAGGACCCTCGTGTGGCGATGGGTGTTGGTGAGAGAAGCAGTGGTGTTCCTTACCAATATCCACCGTCAACAAGCAAATGTCATAAAAGCCacgccgccaaccccccttttcaaggCTTGACGATTGATACAATGACCATGAACCCACACGGTGATCGCCGACCTCACAAGTcagcggtggcggcggccaAGAGGAGCAAAGGAAAGAAACCATCAGCTCCCACAACGAgtctctcctctcccacaaGCCAGTCAACCATATCCAGCGGCAGCGCGGCACCGAACTCACTCCCTGAAGAGGATTGTGACtcggagcaggagcaggctGGTTCGACGGGCAGGCAAGGTCATCATAACGCCCGCACTAGGCATAATATGGTTGAGCAAAAGTACCGACATAGGCTCAACACGCATTTTGATAAGCTGCTGGAGGTGTTGCCGtcgggggttggtgtgggcgggatgatgatgggggatgggTATCAGAATACGTACCAGACGACATatttggggggggatgggggggcgccaagtttggagagggagaggaaggtgagtAAGGCTGAGGTGCTGGATCGGGCGAGGTTGTATATACAGAGGCTGGAGAGTGAGCATGTGAGGTTgcagcgggagagggaggagttgagggggttgtgggaggGGTATTATGAAcgggcggcgggggtggggaaggggttagatgggggggtttgatgggggttTCGTTATGTTTTGTCttgggatgggttgggaaggggttggagcatatatatatatacaccTCGGGCAAGTCATTTTGGGCTGGTTTGGTTTTGCAGAGGATATGAATTTTTTATGTTGGTTATTGTTGGTTGGGTGGAGATAGATAAATGTACACCTACCCACGCTTTCTTTCCACATGATATCAGTTGAGacactacctaccttatACAGCGTGAATTGGTAAGAAGAAGTTTTCCCATGAAGTTGCTAGTTGAGCATGGACGAAAGAAACTGCATGGCTGGATCTCACATCGTGATAATGAAAGGTTCATATTGAGAGGAAAAGGTTTGAATTCTTTGGGAACTTTAAGCTAAGATAGGTAGAGATGTGTTCTAGACAGAGCTCCGCCCATCATTCCTCGGCAGGCCCTCGGTGTCGGTGGGCTCTTTGTAGGCCCCCTTTGGGGGGGCTGCGCCGCGGGTGACGGGTTTGGtgctgaagatgatgttggatTGGTCGATGGCTTGTTTGTCTGGGATTTTTCTGCTGTCGGTCTGATTTTTCTTGTCTGGTcgtgtctttttttttttttttttttttttttttttttttgtgagATCTTATTTGacaaggggtgggggggtcACCAACCGAGTTGATCACTgcttgtgttgttggtctggttgttgtttttcaCCTCGTCCCTGGCTTGCTCGTCGGCGATGACCTGCACTGGCTCGTGCTTGTGACCTGGCCGGGAGACGTACGAGTTGTCTGTGTCGGCGTCTTGGGTCGTGTTTGGTATTAGCTTGGAGGACATGATTGCTCTTGGGGGGTTTGTCGTGATTgtttgatgagaagaagggaatgagggagatggagttgaGCAGTGGGTGCTGTATTTGATCATGAAATAGAAAGGGTCCAAGGCAACACAGACATCACTtgcacaaccccctcaacaaacCACAAGGACGCCGTTGACAGCATCAACCCCAATCAAAAGGTCTTGGACCGGCATGTGCGGTGTCAATTGAACTACTCAGGGGCTCAAAGCGGGACCTAGGCAACTCCGCACACAAACATTGCCAGTAGCACCAGATCAAGGAAACTTGGCTTccataaaaaaaaaaaaaaaaaaaaaaagagggttTAATTATCGCGCTGGGTATCCTCATTAATAACACATCTCATACAAATACATGGCTGGCATGTTTCACTTCTCAGCCACGCCCTTCTCGGCCACGACCTCTACCTGCGCCGCTGGCTCACTCTTCTCGGCCACGACCTCTACCTGCGCCGCTGGCTCACTCTTCTCGGCcacgacctcctcctcctcctccgttgGAACCTCCGGCAGCGGTATCTCCGGCAACGGCGCCTCTTTTTTccccgccgcagcagcagaagtCCGTTTCGTCGTCTTGTCAGCCGCAGCAACATTCCCCTGTCCCACCGCAGCCCTAGCACCACGCATCGAAgaccgctgctgctgcggcgcCGGGGCGTAATACCCCCTCTGGCTTGTTCTCACTcgttgaggttgctgaggaggcgcCGGCGTCGGCATAGGGGAGTAGTAACCCCCGTATTGAGCCGCTTGTTCGGGTGTGATGTAGGGGATAACCCCGTGAACAGACACACGctgtggttgtcgtcgtggttgttggggtgcCCAGCTTCCTGGCAtttgttgggtgggaggaggaggaggtgctggtggtggagggtgctGCAAAGTTGGATGTGGTACATGCTGGAAGCCAGCGGGCAGAGGGTGGGAAGGATCATACGGGATCTCCACTATCTGGACCTCCCGTCTGGCTCGGTTCCGCTGGTGAGCCTCGCCGCAGGCACCGACGAACAAGACGAGGTGAGTGAAGAATAACACAAGGTCAAAGGCTAAAAGGGCCTGGAAGAGTGCGAGTTCTCTGTCGGCTGTGTCCTGGTTGTCGAAATACTGGGACCAACCGTCGTATCCCCCTACGTTGGTGACATAGTGAACCATGATGCCGAACCCGGCCACGGCAAGGGCACCGAcgatgaggttgaaggtgaTTAGCCATCCTGGGTGCAGGCCACGGTGGTCTTTGGAGAACCACATGGTCAACATCtcgatgacgatgaagacgagggagaggatcgCCTGGTGATGTTAGCGCTTTCCAACagtgagagagaggtgagagAAGGGAGACATACCGCCGAGGCAGAAACACCGGAAATATACGCTGATTCATGAATATACCAGTACCCGGAGTCTCCCGCAGAGATATACCCCGTAGCAACACTCAACCCGATAACCAAGGCCGAAACCGCAACAGCAAAGATCATCAGTCCAATCTTGACCTTGTGCCActtggggttgtgggggatCTCATAGGGcacttcatcctcctcgcgCCGGACGTCGTATGTTCCAAACACCGGCTGCAGATGGGCCGTTGGATGCGGGCCTGGGAGGGTGTCGAACCGTACAGCACCGCCCGATGGCTGCCCACCTTTTTGCGTCTCCTGGTGGGTTGGCGGGAGTG belongs to Podospora bellae-mahoneyi strain CBS 112042 chromosome 6, whole genome shotgun sequence and includes:
- a CDS encoding hypothetical protein (COG:K; EggNog:ENOG503P83B), coding for MEPSATKTSIMIKEASSGADETSVLAVPTPGYGYMGQASYGANVVPWSLPDAPYTASSFFEEPSCDFFSLSRTPFTPFVGGNWHLSNNLSPEVSLPTPLSSVGSRAGVWRGEPGGEYCEHELFSPVSELATIDMADSVTHTKRFGSEESSMSAKHQPNNKIKATSRSKGRGKHNIQLRTASRKARKGSLAPATPLSPAESVHNPGSASDDDDLTLEERRARRNHNLVEKQYRNRLNAQFERLLAVLPLEQYKGGHLGQGEGCDGFATDEKRMSKAEVLDLATRRIKALEMEKERLNRERKELLRNMDIMAGAVARAANQGL
- a CDS encoding hypothetical protein (EggNog:ENOG503PW16; COG:K), whose product is MDNTYYGGHYDDETQQNIPSYPLAFDIQEQDHASASVLCPSSTSPLGGSISISPTDRFSNTGAYGDYDSRGIASLMPESSYYAPTEPVSAYNNASLSMSSGPHSFPNGQIHDELDGGVMNQGPPPPTGWGPQFQSFTPFAEDPRVAMGVGERSSGVPYQYPPSTSKCHKSHAANPPFQGLTIDTMTMNPHGDRRPHKSAVAAAKRSKGKKPSAPTTSLSSPTSQSTISSGSAAPNSLPEEDCDSEQEQAGSTGRQGHHNARTRHNMVEQKYRHRLNTHFDKLLEVLPSGVGVGGMMMGDGYQNTYQTTYLGGDGGAPSLERERKVSKAEVLDRARLYIQRLESEHVRLQREREELRGLWEGYYERAAGVGKGLDGGV
- a CDS encoding hypothetical protein (EggNog:ENOG503PHV9); this encodes MIKYSTHCSTPSPSFPSSHQTITTNPPRAIMSSKLIPNTTQDADTDNSYVSRPGHKHEPVQVIADEQARDEVKNNNQTNNTSSDQLDKQAIDQSNIIFSTKPVTRGAAPPKGAYKEPTDTEGLPRNDGRSSV
- a CDS encoding hypothetical protein (EggNog:ENOG503P6YV) codes for the protein MAGDDSAAAQPKLEEPKAEAGTEQKKQGVVEAVAEAVPEASQPQQRDVSDASQQQQENVPEGSQPQQRDVSDASQQQQENIPEGSQPQQRDVSDASQQQQENIPEGSQPQQRDVSDASQQQQENIPEGSQQQQENVPEASQQQQENIPEGSQPQQRDVSDASQQQQENIPEGSQQQQENVPEASQQQQTEVNDAAPQQQTDVNDANPALSPTPLPPTHQETQKGGQPSGGAVRFDTLPGPHPTAHLQPVFGTYDVRREEDEVPYEIPHNPKWHKVKIGLMIFAVAVSALVIGLSVATGYISAGDSGYWYIHESAYISGVSASAAILSLVFIVIEMLTMWFSKDHRGLHPGWLITFNLIVGALAVAGFGIMVHYVTNVGGYDGWSQYFDNQDTADRELALFQALLAFDLVLFFTHLVLFVGACGEAHQRNRARREVQIVEIPYDPSHPLPAGFQHVPHPTLQHPPPPAPPPPPTQQMPGSWAPQQPRRQPQRVSVHGVIPYITPEQAAQYGGYYSPMPTPAPPQQPQRVRTSQRGYYAPAPQQQRSSMRGARAAVGQGNVAAADKTTKRTSAAAAGKKEAPLPEIPLPEVPTEEEEEVVAEKSEPAAQVEVVAEKSEPAAQVEVVAEKGVAEK